A window from Pseudomonas alloputida encodes these proteins:
- a CDS encoding Dyp-type peroxidase, with protein MPFQQGLLATPVPAHARHLFFTLQSPEALPAALDALLPQVDGKQLLLGVGAPLAKALGREIPGLRPFPLLDAAVENPSTQHALWLWLRGDERGDLLLRTQALEQALAPALSLADSVDGFLHRGGHDLTGYEDGTENPTDEEAVQAAIAADGSSFAAFQLWKHDLQYFKSLPQADQDNIIGRRLSDNEELDDAPASAHVKRTAQESFEPEAFMVRRSVSWADQRGAGLAFVALGKSFEAFEVQLRRMSGLEDGIIDGLYRFSRPLTGGYYWCPPMSETGVDLSPLLRA; from the coding sequence ATGCCGTTCCAGCAAGGTCTGCTTGCCACCCCGGTGCCGGCCCACGCCCGTCACCTGTTCTTCACCCTGCAGTCGCCCGAGGCGTTGCCTGCCGCGCTGGATGCCTTGCTGCCGCAGGTCGATGGCAAACAGTTGCTGCTGGGCGTAGGCGCCCCCTTGGCCAAGGCCCTGGGCCGGGAAATACCAGGCCTGCGCCCGTTCCCGCTACTGGATGCCGCGGTTGAGAACCCCAGCACCCAACACGCCCTGTGGCTGTGGCTGCGTGGCGACGAACGTGGCGACCTGCTGCTGCGCACCCAGGCCCTGGAGCAGGCGCTGGCACCCGCCCTGAGCCTGGCCGACAGCGTTGATGGCTTCCTGCACCGGGGCGGCCATGACCTTACCGGTTATGAAGACGGCACCGAAAACCCGACAGACGAAGAGGCGGTGCAAGCGGCCATTGCCGCAGATGGCTCCAGCTTTGCCGCGTTCCAGCTGTGGAAGCACGACCTGCAATACTTCAAGTCGCTGCCCCAGGCAGACCAGGACAACATCATCGGCCGTCGCTTGAGCGATAACGAAGAACTCGACGACGCCCCCGCGTCCGCGCACGTCAAGCGCACCGCCCAGGAAAGCTTTGAACCCGAGGCGTTCATGGTCCGTCGCTCGGTATCCTGGGCCGACCAACGCGGCGCCGGCCTGGCTTTCGTCGCCCTGGGCAAGAGTTTCGAGGCATTCGAGGTGCAGCTGCGGCGCATGAGTGGCCTGGAAGACGGCATCATCGACGGGCTGTACCGCTTCAGCCGCCCGCTGACGGGGGGCTACTACTGGTGCCCGCCAATGAGCGAGACGGGTGTCGATCTAAGCCCCTTGCTGCGGGCCTGA
- a CDS encoding bile acid:sodium symporter family protein has translation MTASPLLTAFLPLALGIIMLGLGLSLTLADFARVVKYPKPVVVGLVCQILLLPLVCFLIANGFGLESALAVGLMLLAASPGGTTANLFSHLAHGDVALNITLTAVNSLIAILTMPLLVNLSLSWFMASDQAIPLQFAKVMQVFAIVLLPVALGMLIRHFAPAFAARMEKPMKLVAALFLAFTIVLALAKDWQTVVEYAPVVGLAALLFNLLSLTVGYWVPRLLNISKRQAIAIGMEIGIHNGTLAIALALSPSLLNNATMAVPAALYSLIMFFTAAGFGWWVSRGHVAAEPKGETVN, from the coding sequence ATGACCGCCTCGCCCCTGCTCACTGCGTTTCTGCCGCTTGCCCTGGGCATCATCATGCTTGGCCTTGGGTTGTCGTTGACCCTGGCTGACTTCGCGCGCGTGGTGAAGTATCCAAAGCCCGTGGTGGTGGGCCTGGTGTGCCAGATCCTGCTGTTGCCGCTGGTGTGCTTCCTGATCGCCAACGGCTTTGGCCTGGAATCTGCCCTGGCAGTGGGGTTGATGCTGCTGGCTGCTTCGCCGGGCGGTACCACGGCCAACCTGTTCAGCCATCTGGCCCACGGTGACGTGGCGTTGAACATCACCCTGACGGCGGTCAACTCACTGATCGCGATCCTGACCATGCCGTTGCTGGTGAACCTGTCGCTGAGCTGGTTCATGGCCTCGGACCAGGCTATTCCACTGCAGTTCGCCAAGGTCATGCAGGTGTTCGCCATCGTCTTGCTGCCGGTGGCGCTGGGCATGCTGATTCGCCATTTCGCCCCGGCGTTCGCTGCGCGCATGGAAAAACCGATGAAGCTGGTGGCTGCGCTGTTCCTGGCCTTCACCATCGTCCTGGCATTGGCCAAGGACTGGCAGACAGTGGTCGAGTACGCACCGGTGGTGGGCCTGGCGGCGCTGCTGTTCAACCTGCTGAGCCTGACGGTGGGCTATTGGGTGCCGCGGCTGTTGAACATTTCCAAGCGCCAGGCGATTGCCATTGGTATGGAAATTGGCATCCATAACGGGACCTTGGCGATTGCCCTGGCGTTGAGCCCTTCGCTGCTGAACAACGCGACCATGGCGGTGCCGGCTGCGTTGTACAGCTTGATCATGTTCTTTACCGCGGCCGGGTTTGGCTGGTGGGTGAGCCGCGGGCATGTGGCGGCTGAGCCCAAGGGTGAAACCGTGAACTGA
- a CDS encoding sterol desaturase family protein, whose translation MLFNLAILFGTLVAMEGVGTLAHKYIMHGWGWWLHRSHHEPHLGMLETNDLYLVALGLIATALVALGKSGYAPLQWVGGGVAGYGALYVLAHDGFFHRHWPRKPRPVNRYLKRLHRAHRLHHAVKGRTGSVSFGFFYAPPLKVLKQQLRSRRSQS comes from the coding sequence ATGCTGTTCAATCTCGCCATATTGTTCGGCACCCTGGTGGCCATGGAGGGCGTTGGTACGCTGGCTCACAAGTACATCATGCATGGCTGGGGCTGGTGGCTGCACCGATCGCACCATGAGCCACACCTGGGCATGCTCGAAACCAACGACCTGTACCTGGTGGCCCTGGGGCTGATCGCCACGGCGCTGGTGGCGCTGGGCAAAAGTGGTTATGCGCCTTTGCAGTGGGTGGGCGGTGGTGTGGCAGGCTATGGAGCACTGTATGTACTGGCCCACGACGGTTTCTTTCACCGGCACTGGCCGCGCAAGCCGCGGCCGGTCAACCGCTACCTGAAACGCTTGCACCGCGCGCACCGCTTGCACCATGCGGTGAAGGGGCGCACGGGGAGCGTGTCGTTCGGGTTCTTCTATGCGCCGCCGCTGAAGGTGTTGAAGCAGCAATTGCGCAGCAGGCGCAGCCAATCGTGA
- a CDS encoding MgtC/SapB family protein: MDWKVFLLRVSIALVLGALIGAERQLRQRLTGLRTNALVSTGACLFVLMTQAVPGMAPADASRVAAYVVSGIGFLGGGVIMRDGFNVRGLNTAATLWCTAAVGVLCSLGLMMEAALGSLVVLCANILLRDIAQRLDRQDVVPASEVEQHFEVRIVCRGEDEIQVRSLMLHSLGDPQLRLQSLQSQDLDNPARLEVRAELLGTAQAPAQLERLVSRVSLEKGVSSVRWQLQPQVLATD; encoded by the coding sequence ATGGATTGGAAAGTATTTCTGCTGCGCGTCAGCATTGCCCTGGTGCTGGGGGCGCTGATCGGTGCCGAACGGCAATTGCGCCAACGCCTGACCGGGCTGCGCACCAATGCGCTGGTCAGTACCGGTGCCTGCCTGTTCGTATTGATGACCCAGGCGGTGCCAGGCATGGCGCCTGCCGATGCGTCGCGGGTCGCAGCCTATGTGGTGTCGGGCATCGGCTTTCTCGGCGGTGGCGTCATCATGCGCGATGGTTTCAATGTACGTGGCCTGAACACCGCGGCCACCTTGTGGTGCACGGCTGCGGTCGGCGTGCTGTGCAGCCTTGGGCTGATGATGGAGGCGGCACTGGGTAGCCTGGTGGTGCTCTGCGCCAACATCCTGTTGCGTGATATCGCCCAGCGCCTGGACCGTCAGGACGTGGTGCCGGCCAGCGAGGTGGAACAGCACTTCGAAGTCCGTATCGTCTGCCGCGGCGAGGACGAGATCCAGGTGCGTAGCCTGATGCTGCACAGCCTGGGCGATCCACAGCTGCGCCTGCAGTCGTTGCAGAGCCAGGACCTGGACAACCCTGCGCGCCTGGAAGTGCGCGCTGAGCTATTGGGCACCGCGCAGGCGCCGGCGCAACTGGAGCGCCTGGTCAGCAGGGTCAGCCTGGAGAAAGGTGTAAGCTCGGTGCGCTGGCAATTACAGCCGCAGGTGCTGGCGACGGATTAG
- a CDS encoding GNAT family N-acetyltransferase: protein MLIRPTLEPDITWLPDVERSAAQAFVSWPALAWLAQGDVMDCAAHRAFVEAGGSWVAQDATGRIVGFACARLADQALHLHEISVRQEAQGQGVGRRLLQQVVDAGRCAGVRELTLTTFVDVPWNAPFYARFGFEMLQESRLCERLRGILASEHAHGLLGRCAMRLNVGL from the coding sequence ATGCTTATCCGCCCTACCCTTGAACCAGACATCACGTGGCTGCCGGACGTCGAGCGCTCGGCAGCCCAGGCTTTTGTCAGTTGGCCGGCACTGGCCTGGCTGGCGCAAGGCGACGTCATGGATTGCGCGGCGCACAGGGCTTTCGTCGAGGCAGGGGGTAGTTGGGTGGCGCAGGACGCGACTGGGCGCATTGTGGGTTTTGCCTGCGCCCGGCTGGCGGATCAGGCATTGCACCTTCATGAAATATCGGTGCGCCAGGAGGCCCAAGGGCAAGGTGTCGGGCGCCGGTTGCTGCAGCAAGTGGTCGATGCAGGGCGCTGCGCCGGTGTACGCGAGCTGACGCTGACCACCTTTGTGGATGTGCCTTGGAATGCGCCGTTTTATGCCCGTTTCGGGTTTGAGATGCTTCAGGAAAGCCGGCTTTGCGAACGACTCCGTGGCATCCTGGCCAGCGAGCATGCTCACGGTCTTCTCGGGCGTTGTGCAATGCGTCTGAACGTGGGGCTCTAG
- a CDS encoding sensor domain-containing diguanylate cyclase, producing MCAARKQDDDGLFAISGEGRAVALFRLVLAFMLVVMLAFVLVEGWRIWRDYRFAYNNAENMVSNLARATAQHAEDAIRQVDAITGALAERLEGDGFDHIDRPRLHALLAQQKRIMPQLHGLFVYGPDGSWIVTDQAAIPPKANNADRDYFAYHRSHNDPGVHIGSVVRSRSTGDLIIPISRRLEHADGSFAGVLLGTIKVAWFVRYYGDFKIDERGALVLAKRDGTLLVRRPFVEQVIGRSLANSEIFRNHLPYATEGVAEAVAVVDGTPRLYGYRALSSYPLVVEAGLSRESIVAPWRYDAIKSVAVLLLLLVGLAAFGGVVLRQLRERIVIERALLQAHQTLKALALTDSLTGLGNRRRLDGVFEPELRRARRQGYPLALVMLDLDYFKAYNDHYGHPAGDQCLRRFAEVLQQALKRPADLAVRYGGEEFTLLLPDTDGRGAELLVQELQQLLRRQALEHAASPLGRVSFSAGIAVVDLAREGGTIEALVAAADGALYQAKQQGRDGYCVAGSLAAGQNC from the coding sequence ATGTGCGCAGCCAGGAAACAGGACGACGATGGGCTTTTCGCCATCAGTGGCGAGGGCCGCGCCGTGGCGCTGTTCCGCCTGGTACTGGCATTCATGCTGGTGGTGATGCTGGCATTTGTACTGGTGGAAGGTTGGCGCATCTGGCGCGACTACCGCTTTGCCTATAACAATGCCGAGAACATGGTCAGCAACCTGGCCCGGGCCACGGCGCAGCACGCCGAGGACGCTATCCGCCAGGTCGACGCCATTACCGGTGCCTTGGCCGAGCGCCTGGAAGGCGATGGTTTCGATCACATCGACCGGCCCCGCCTGCATGCCTTGCTGGCCCAGCAAAAACGCATCATGCCGCAGTTGCACGGGCTTTTCGTTTACGGCCCGGACGGCAGCTGGATCGTCACTGATCAGGCGGCCATCCCGCCCAAGGCCAATAACGCCGACCGGGACTACTTCGCCTATCACCGCAGCCATAACGACCCTGGTGTACATATCGGTTCGGTGGTTCGCAGCCGTTCCACCGGCGACCTGATCATTCCTATTTCCAGGCGCCTGGAGCATGCCGACGGCAGCTTCGCCGGCGTATTGCTTGGCACGATCAAAGTGGCGTGGTTCGTGCGTTACTACGGCGACTTCAAGATCGACGAGCGCGGCGCGCTGGTGCTCGCCAAGCGCGACGGCACCCTCCTGGTACGGCGCCCGTTCGTGGAACAGGTGATAGGCCGAAGTCTTGCCAACAGTGAGATCTTCCGCAACCACTTGCCGTATGCCACAGAAGGGGTAGCCGAGGCGGTAGCGGTCGTCGACGGTACCCCTCGGCTGTATGGCTATCGCGCGTTGTCCAGCTACCCGTTGGTCGTGGAAGCGGGGCTGTCGCGTGAATCCATTGTCGCGCCCTGGCGGTACGATGCGATCAAGTCGGTGGCGGTCTTGCTGCTGTTGTTGGTGGGGCTGGCAGCGTTTGGCGGTGTGGTGCTGCGCCAACTGCGCGAGCGGATCGTGATCGAGCGGGCGCTGCTCCAGGCTCACCAGACGCTGAAAGCGTTGGCCTTGACCGACAGCCTTACAGGGCTGGGTAACCGTCGGCGGCTGGATGGCGTGTTCGAACCTGAACTGCGCCGTGCACGGCGCCAAGGCTATCCCCTGGCACTGGTGATGCTGGACCTGGACTACTTCAAGGCCTACAACGACCACTACGGTCACCCGGCTGGCGACCAGTGCTTGCGACGCTTTGCCGAGGTGCTGCAACAGGCCTTGAAACGGCCGGCCGATCTGGCGGTGCGCTATGGTGGGGAGGAATTCACGCTGTTGCTGCCAGATACCGATGGCCGTGGCGCGGAACTGCTGGTGCAGGAGTTACAGCAGCTGTTGCGCCGTCAGGCGCTGGAACATGCCGCCAGCCCATTGGGAAGGGTGTCTTTCAGTGCCGGGATCGCGGTGGTCGACCTGGCGCGGGAGGGGGGCACTATCGAGGCGCTGGTCGCGGCGGCTGATGGGGCGTTGTACCAGGCCAAACAGCAGGGGCGAGATGGGTATTGCGTGGCCGGAAGTTTGGCGGCAGGGCAGAATTGCTGA
- a CDS encoding DUF4142 domain-containing protein produces MNSLFIRRVGFSMVLGLASVHAMAATSDDFVDAATEAGIAEVVTGKLAQEKSQNAEIKSFAQQMVTDHTQANQKLGDIARKLDISVPDEAAMTDKIKKVILEWRDESFDKSYLNNQVDAHEKAVELFKKEAASSDKAELKAFASETLPKLEQHLEQAKALQSKHGK; encoded by the coding sequence ATGAATAGTCTCTTCATCAGACGCGTTGGTTTTTCCATGGTGTTGGGCCTGGCATCGGTGCACGCAATGGCCGCGACTTCCGATGATTTCGTCGATGCAGCCACCGAGGCCGGCATTGCCGAAGTGGTGACCGGCAAGCTGGCTCAGGAGAAAAGCCAGAACGCCGAGATCAAGTCATTCGCCCAGCAAATGGTCACCGACCACACCCAGGCCAACCAGAAACTCGGCGACATTGCCCGCAAACTGGACATTTCGGTTCCGGATGAGGCCGCGATGACCGACAAGATCAAGAAAGTGATCCTGGAGTGGCGCGATGAGTCCTTCGACAAGTCGTACCTCAACAACCAGGTCGACGCTCACGAAAAAGCGGTGGAGCTGTTCAAGAAAGAGGCTGCATCGTCCGACAAGGCCGAGCTGAAGGCCTTTGCCAGCGAAACGCTGCCCAAACTCGAACAGCACCTGGAACAGGCCAAAGCCCTTCAGTCCAAGCACGGCAAGTGA
- a CDS encoding DUF6021 family protein has product MPGSQPPHKEGPHSAEQADKKADLGFDPDSPDAEDPQVDPQGPAKPPRDIEKKE; this is encoded by the coding sequence ATGCCTGGATCTCAACCACCACACAAAGAGGGGCCTCACTCGGCCGAGCAGGCCGATAAAAAGGCCGACCTTGGTTTCGACCCCGACTCCCCGGATGCCGAAGACCCTCAAGTCGACCCACAGGGGCCGGCCAAGCCGCCTAGAGACATTGAGAAAAAGGAGTAA
- a CDS encoding DNA-binding protein: protein MARGGINKVVVQQARQALIARGENPSIDAIRIELGNTGSKTTIHRYLKELNGQQPVASEGGVALSDVLSRLVGQLATQLQDEADLKIEQAESTFTQQREQLEAQLEIARQALAAAHQQHKIDAAALAAETEKLLSTQSTLQAEQLRSASLNQSLGELQVRLADKDEQVKSLEDKHRHARDALEHYRNASREQREQEQRRHEAQLQQMQVELRQLQQGMIVKQDELTRLHRDNERLLGEHRQAASECRAQDELLEQRDAQIQGLRTILAQAQGASEEMRRQLDVQAQSLEARRDVCAEQARQLQWLEEQLKARDEALAQCRAQLASVAD, encoded by the coding sequence ATGGCCCGTGGCGGTATCAACAAGGTGGTAGTGCAGCAGGCGCGTCAGGCACTGATCGCCCGGGGTGAGAACCCCAGCATCGATGCCATACGTATCGAGTTGGGCAACACCGGCTCCAAAACCACGATTCACCGCTACCTGAAGGAACTGAACGGCCAGCAGCCGGTGGCGTCCGAAGGCGGGGTCGCGCTGAGCGATGTGCTGAGCCGCCTGGTCGGGCAACTGGCAACGCAGCTGCAGGACGAGGCCGACCTGAAGATCGAGCAGGCCGAGAGCACGTTCACTCAACAGCGCGAGCAGCTTGAGGCGCAGCTGGAAATTGCCCGGCAGGCACTGGCCGCAGCGCATCAGCAACACAAGATCGATGCAGCGGCATTGGCCGCAGAGACCGAAAAACTGCTGTCCACGCAAAGCACGCTGCAGGCCGAACAGCTGCGCAGTGCCAGCCTCAACCAGTCGCTGGGTGAGTTGCAGGTGCGCCTGGCTGACAAGGACGAGCAGGTCAAATCGTTGGAAGACAAGCACCGCCATGCCCGCGACGCCTTGGAGCACTACCGCAATGCCAGCCGTGAACAGCGCGAGCAGGAACAGCGCCGCCACGAAGCGCAGTTGCAGCAGATGCAGGTGGAATTACGTCAGTTGCAGCAGGGCATGATCGTCAAGCAGGACGAACTTACCCGTTTGCACCGTGACAATGAGCGTCTGCTGGGAGAGCATCGTCAGGCGGCCAGCGAATGCCGGGCGCAGGATGAGTTGCTGGAACAACGCGATGCGCAGATCCAGGGCCTGCGCACCATCCTGGCCCAGGCACAAGGCGCCAGCGAAGAGATGCGTCGGCAGCTGGATGTGCAAGCCCAGAGCCTTGAAGCCAGGCGCGACGTGTGCGCCGAGCAGGCGCGGCAGTTGCAGTGGCTTGAGGAGCAGTTGAAGGCGCGTGACGAGGCGCTGGCGCAGTGTCGGGCGCAATTGGCCTCGGTTGCAGATTAA
- a CDS encoding bifunctional pyr operon transcriptional regulator/uracil phosphoribosyltransferase PyrR, which yields MNRPAPSRVRLYDEDDLDSVLRSMARQAMACLPTSEVALVGIQRRGEPLAQRLQLHLQALNGAAPLPLYPIKVKRYADDLSLLHAHTQLTENPELAKLDLAGTTLLVVDDVLYEGHSLLRTCAYLAELGARHLISAVLVDRHVCRQPVHADIVGIHLQVAAQDIVECHVPPYEGQFCVEVVRHGRTGDTA from the coding sequence ATGAATCGCCCCGCTCCATCGAGGGTTCGCCTGTATGACGAAGACGATCTGGACAGTGTGCTGCGCTCGATGGCCCGCCAGGCCATGGCCTGCTTGCCTACGTCTGAAGTCGCGCTGGTAGGCATTCAGCGGCGTGGTGAGCCGCTGGCGCAGCGCCTGCAACTGCACCTGCAAGCACTGAACGGTGCTGCGCCATTGCCGCTCTACCCGATCAAGGTCAAGCGCTATGCAGACGACCTGAGCCTCTTGCATGCGCATACTCAACTCACCGAAAACCCGGAACTCGCCAAGCTCGACCTTGCCGGAACCACCTTGCTGGTGGTCGATGACGTGCTCTACGAAGGGCACTCTCTGCTACGCACCTGCGCCTACCTCGCCGAACTGGGTGCGCGCCACCTCATCAGCGCGGTGCTCGTCGACCGCCACGTCTGCCGCCAACCGGTGCATGCCGATATCGTCGGCATTCATCTGCAGGTCGCGGCGCAGGATATCGTCGAATGCCATGTGCCCCCCTACGAAGGGCAATTCTGCGTGGAGGTGGTGCGCCACGGCCGAACAGGCGATACCGCCTGA
- a CDS encoding universal stress protein, with protein sequence MSHYQRLLLIMRPMLHQAVALEQAGALARSASASLHIVALLEALDKLWLLESGKHQTEREAYRHTQQQQLETQANALRASGVQVTTEVAWSNDLQDDILEHVMEMRPDLLLKQVEHEPALKRAFFTPLDWKLLRHCPVPVYLLGANRPTLPRQVVAAVDVADTSEEGQARNDSIVQQASALALQTGAQLDLLHACDLSMAYMGDMGYAAWAIGDIAEPMRQALEDDFRKLAERFGAPPERCHFVLGRPVPVLSEYVESQPVDALVMGRPIARGLDRLFGSTTEHVLYQVPCNILVV encoded by the coding sequence ATGAGCCACTATCAACGCCTGTTGCTGATCATGCGCCCAATGCTGCACCAGGCGGTCGCCCTGGAGCAGGCCGGTGCACTGGCCCGATCAGCATCGGCCAGCTTGCACATTGTCGCCTTGCTCGAAGCACTGGACAAACTCTGGCTACTGGAGTCCGGTAAGCACCAAACGGAGCGGGAGGCTTACCGGCACACTCAGCAGCAACAGCTGGAAACCCAGGCGAACGCGCTGCGTGCCTCCGGCGTGCAGGTGACGACCGAGGTGGCGTGGAGCAATGACCTGCAGGATGACATCCTGGAACACGTCATGGAGATGCGACCGGACCTACTGCTCAAGCAGGTCGAGCATGAGCCCGCGCTCAAGCGCGCCTTCTTCACCCCGCTTGACTGGAAACTGTTGCGCCACTGCCCGGTCCCGGTCTACCTGCTCGGGGCCAACCGGCCGACGTTGCCGCGCCAGGTCGTGGCGGCGGTGGACGTGGCCGACACCTCGGAAGAGGGGCAAGCCCGAAATGACAGCATCGTCCAGCAGGCCAGTGCCTTGGCCTTGCAGACAGGGGCGCAACTGGACCTGCTGCACGCCTGCGATCTGTCGATGGCCTACATGGGCGACATGGGCTATGCCGCCTGGGCCATCGGTGACATTGCCGAGCCCATGCGCCAAGCGCTGGAGGATGATTTCAGGAAACTGGCCGAACGCTTCGGCGCACCGCCGGAACGCTGCCACTTCGTGCTCGGCCGCCCGGTCCCGGTGCTCAGCGAATACGTTGAATCACAGCCGGTGGACGCACTGGTCATGGGGCGACCAATTGCACGGGGGCTGGACCGTCTGTTCGGCAGTACCACCGAGCATGTGTTGTACCAGGTGCCTTGCAATATTCTGGTGGTGTAG
- a CDS encoding Hsp20/alpha crystallin family protein, translating into MSDVAKKVPVTPVASQPTEGSPPSVEPSELWRPFQQLRRQIDSLFEDFGRRPMRMPFSHTPFDVEPFWRRDLFTHGMPAMDISELAEEYRISAELPGVDAKDIEIKLVNGNLLIRGEKKEEVDEKRKEYHLSERHYGSFERVFQLPRGVDAEKIDAQFDKGVLLVHLPKRAEAIHPEKVIPIKSGK; encoded by the coding sequence ATGTCAGACGTTGCCAAGAAAGTGCCTGTTACCCCCGTCGCCAGCCAGCCAACCGAAGGTTCGCCACCCAGCGTCGAACCTTCAGAGCTGTGGCGGCCCTTCCAGCAATTGCGCCGCCAGATCGACAGCCTGTTCGAGGATTTTGGACGGCGGCCGATGCGCATGCCGTTCAGCCACACACCGTTCGATGTCGAACCGTTCTGGCGGCGTGACCTGTTCACCCACGGCATGCCGGCCATGGACATCAGCGAGCTGGCCGAGGAATACCGCATCAGCGCCGAGTTGCCTGGCGTGGATGCCAAGGATATCGAGATCAAGCTCGTCAATGGCAACCTGTTGATCCGGGGCGAGAAAAAGGAGGAAGTGGACGAAAAACGCAAGGAATATCACCTGTCCGAGCGCCATTACGGCAGCTTCGAACGGGTTTTCCAGCTGCCCCGTGGGGTCGACGCCGAGAAAATCGACGCCCAGTTCGACAAGGGCGTGCTGCTGGTGCACCTGCCCAAGCGTGCCGAAGCCATCCATCCGGAAAAGGTGATTCCGATCAAGAGCGGTAAATGA
- the fnrB gene encoding Crp/Fnr family transcriptional regulator FnrB, whose product MSGSAEMGARPHVKCLACSLSRLCLPASLSADEVDKLERIVRRNRPLKRGEYLFKANEPMEHVFALRSGAIKNFLLDAEGTERVTGFLLPGEMLGLDAIGASHYRSFAVALELSLVCSIRLDQLVDLSGQIPGLRYQLLHMLSLGIQGKDEHLRCCHGRAEQRLAIFLLGMSARYQARGLRADVFNLPMSRGDIANYLDLTLETVSRLFSRFVHAGLVLCAGREVRLIDMQGLVNLTRLEEPT is encoded by the coding sequence ATGTCAGGCTCTGCAGAAATGGGGGCAAGGCCCCATGTGAAGTGCCTTGCGTGCTCGTTGAGCCGGCTATGCCTGCCCGCCAGCCTCAGCGCCGACGAAGTGGACAAACTGGAGCGAATTGTCCGCCGTAACCGGCCATTGAAGCGGGGTGAGTACCTGTTCAAGGCCAATGAACCCATGGAGCACGTGTTTGCCTTGCGCTCTGGGGCGATCAAGAATTTTCTGCTCGATGCCGAGGGCACCGAGCGGGTGACCGGCTTCCTCCTGCCGGGTGAAATGCTCGGGCTGGACGCTATTGGTGCCAGTCATTACCGAAGCTTTGCCGTTGCCCTGGAACTCTCGCTGGTCTGCTCCATCAGGCTGGATCAGCTGGTGGACCTGTCCGGCCAGATTCCGGGGTTGCGTTATCAGTTGCTGCACATGCTCAGCCTGGGGATCCAGGGCAAGGACGAGCACCTGCGCTGCTGCCATGGGCGTGCCGAGCAGCGGCTGGCGATCTTCCTGCTGGGCATGTCGGCGCGTTACCAGGCGCGGGGGTTGCGGGCGGATGTGTTCAACCTGCCCATGTCCCGTGGTGATATCGCCAACTACCTGGACCTTACGCTGGAAACGGTCAGCCGACTGTTCAGCCGCTTCGTCCATGCAGGTCTCGTGCTGTGCGCCGGGCGTGAGGTCAGGCTCATCGACATGCAAGGCCTGGTCAACCTGACCCGCCTGGAGGAGCCCACTTGA
- a CDS encoding GNAT family N-acetyltransferase, with the protein MAPAETSRVHTTPSFPKPSGEHWIEALENGVHVLIRPLQAQDREREKAFIERLSPESRHFRFLCQLREPGEAMLDQLMKVDQDRQAAYVALAHVDGELQEVGISRYATASGKDECECAVTVMDSWQHHGLGRLLLKHLIDHARAKGLRQMYSVDAAANQAMRELAKAAGFTTAADPDDPSQVIHRLSLI; encoded by the coding sequence ATGGCACCCGCCGAAACTTCCCGAGTACATACAACGCCTTCGTTTCCCAAGCCTTCCGGTGAACACTGGATCGAAGCCCTCGAAAACGGCGTTCACGTGTTGATCAGGCCCTTGCAAGCCCAGGACCGAGAACGCGAAAAAGCCTTCATCGAACGGCTGTCGCCCGAATCGCGGCATTTCCGCTTCCTGTGCCAGCTCAGGGAGCCCGGTGAGGCCATGCTCGACCAACTGATGAAGGTCGACCAGGATCGCCAGGCGGCCTACGTCGCCCTCGCCCACGTGGATGGCGAATTGCAGGAAGTGGGCATTTCCCGCTACGCCACCGCCAGCGGCAAGGACGAGTGCGAATGTGCCGTTACCGTCATGGATAGCTGGCAGCATCATGGCTTGGGTCGCCTGCTGCTCAAGCACCTGATCGACCATGCCCGCGCCAAGGGCTTGCGGCAGATGTATTCGGTCGACGCAGCGGCCAACCAAGCGATGCGCGAGCTGGCCAAGGCGGCAGGATTCACCACCGCCGCTGACCCGGATGATCCCAGCCAGGTCATCCACCGGCTCTCCCTGATCTGA